Proteins encoded together in one Oxalobacteraceae sp. CFBP 8761 window:
- a CDS encoding DUF11 domain-containing protein, with product MKTHLKLVAAAALLATANGAYAATAAGTQITNQATATYNDSTGTKTVQSNTVITTVQQVASLTMPAGTAKNAGAGTSVTYAHSVTNTGNGSDTFALSQTNTGTLNMTGVVFYADANGDGVADNATPITSTGPLAAGATFRFVAVASLPAGAANGTTNALTVRATSGFNGAVTAASIDTTTVSAGAVIDITANSAGAGAPGAGPGVEAAAVETKTTTAGTMTSFVLFLNNTGGSPDTFNLQASTDGTFGTQVLPTGWTVVFKDANGAVITNATVAAGANVRVTAEVTPPAGTAPGTTDLYFRAISGTTGVADRIHEAVTVAAADSLVELVKTQALDANCDGTADTAFSNAPITAGAVPGACIRYQIVGTNKGVTTINAMVMTDTIPANTTYHAGAPANTLLGSILAPAAGLVGSVSASVGNLAPGQSNTMAFGVKID from the coding sequence ATGAAAACCCATCTCAAGCTCGTCGCCGCAGCAGCGCTGCTGGCAACCGCCAACGGCGCCTACGCCGCCACTGCGGCCGGTACCCAGATCACCAACCAGGCCACCGCCACCTATAACGATTCCACCGGCACCAAGACGGTCCAGTCGAACACCGTGATCACGACCGTGCAGCAGGTCGCCAGCCTGACCATGCCGGCCGGTACCGCCAAGAACGCCGGCGCCGGCACCTCGGTCACCTACGCCCACAGCGTGACCAACACCGGTAATGGCAGCGATACCTTCGCCCTGTCGCAAACCAACACTGGCACGCTGAACATGACCGGCGTCGTGTTCTATGCGGACGCCAACGGTGACGGCGTGGCCGACAATGCGACTCCGATCACCAGCACCGGCCCGCTGGCTGCCGGCGCCACCTTCCGCTTCGTGGCCGTCGCTTCCCTGCCGGCCGGCGCCGCCAACGGCACCACCAATGCGCTGACCGTCCGCGCCACCAGCGGCTTCAACGGCGCGGTCACCGCCGCCAGCATCGACACCACCACCGTCTCGGCCGGCGCCGTGATCGACATCACTGCCAACTCGGCCGGCGCCGGCGCACCGGGTGCCGGGCCTGGCGTCGAAGCTGCTGCCGTAGAAACCAAGACGACGACGGCCGGCACGATGACCTCGTTCGTCCTGTTCCTGAACAACACCGGTGGCAGCCCCGACACCTTCAATCTGCAGGCGAGCACTGATGGCACGTTCGGCACGCAAGTCCTGCCAACGGGCTGGACCGTCGTCTTCAAGGACGCGAACGGCGCGGTCATCACCAACGCCACCGTCGCCGCCGGCGCCAACGTGCGCGTGACGGCCGAAGTGACGCCGCCGGCCGGCACCGCGCCAGGTACGACCGACCTGTACTTCCGCGCGATTTCGGGCACCACCGGCGTGGCCGACCGCATCCATGAAGCCGTCACCGTTGCCGCTGCCGATTCGCTCGTCGAGCTGGTCAAGACCCAGGCGCTGGACGCCAACTGCGACGGCACCGCCGATACCGCATTCAGCAACGCACCGATCACGGCCGGCGCCGTACCGGGTGCCTGCATCCGCTACCAGATCGTCGGTACCAACAAGGGTGTGACCACCATCAACGCCATGGTCATGACCGACACGATCCCGGCCAACACGACCTACCATGCCGGCGCTCCGGCCAACACGCTGCTGGGCTCGATCCTGGCGCCGGCCGCCGGCCTCGTTGGCAGCGTCTCGGCCAGTGTCGGCAACCTGGCCCCGGGCCAGTCGAACACGATGGCCTTCGGCGTGAAGATCGACTAA
- a CDS encoding DUF11 domain-containing protein, with protein MTTSNQYRLTATNPLLMRIVMILLFWITVLAGTKVFAADAQAVDVRLQAFQVVTQDKGGEKLVPATEANPGDTIEYQVTYQNHGKSIAKAVAATLPVPEGAMVYLDGSAAPKAVQASLDGKQFSPLPLTREVNRNGRRTIEPVPPEQYRFLRWELGDLAPGKAATVTSRMRVGVPPSSRLARS; from the coding sequence ATGACCACTTCCAACCAATACCGTTTGACTGCAACGAATCCCCTGCTGATGCGCATCGTGATGATCCTGCTGTTCTGGATCACGGTCCTGGCCGGCACGAAGGTGTTCGCTGCCGATGCGCAGGCGGTCGATGTCCGCCTGCAAGCGTTCCAGGTCGTGACCCAGGACAAGGGCGGCGAAAAGCTGGTGCCTGCTACCGAAGCGAACCCTGGCGACACCATCGAATACCAGGTGACCTACCAGAACCACGGCAAGTCGATCGCAAAGGCAGTGGCGGCAACGCTGCCGGTACCGGAAGGCGCGATGGTCTACCTCGACGGCAGCGCTGCCCCGAAAGCGGTCCAGGCCAGTCTCGACGGCAAACAGTTCAGTCCCCTGCCCCTGACCCGTGAAGTCAATCGCAACGGTCGCCGGACAATCGAACCGGTACCACCCGAGCAATACCGCTTCCTGCGCTGGGAACTGGGCGATCTCGCGCCCGGCAAGGCCGCCACCGTGACATCGCGCATGCGTGTCGGTGTCCCGCCGTCGTCCAGGCTCGCACGCTCCTGA
- a CDS encoding PAS domain-containing methyl-accepting chemotaxis protein produces the protein METIYLESPDALQDLRAIYSALDGAQAIVEFDLNGNILRANDNFLSVTGYTDAELAGRHHSMFCERELIDSPAYARFWQDLGAGKADRAEYKRIAKGGREFWINASYNPVKDSSGRVAKIIKFATDITAEKIRAAETTGLVSAIGRAQAVVEFDMSGVLLDANANFLDLLDYALEDVRGEHHRVFCDDEYASSAAYRRFWGKLNRGEFDAGRYKRHGNNGKTVWIQATYNPIFDANGKPVKVVKFATDITAQVLLEEAAVQRAEDERRKVGLLLEQVARASAGDLTGTIDTSGTEPLDELGRGVMKMIGDLRSVIGDAVSAAGKLNVSSRTIAERSNTVAASAQALGATVEQMNASVDGLTASINTIARSTQEANSLAQSTRDEAEIGAKAIARSIEAMAMINQSSEDIGEIVKVIGEIAGQTNMLAFNAAIEAARAGEHGLGFSVVADEVRKLAERSSQATKEISKLINESVRRVAQGSEISRQASEAFDRITSGVGKTSLAIAEISDSASEQSLTAKEVSAAILYIAQETERSAGSCDSIARSTEGLNEHATHLNNTVARFVV, from the coding sequence ATGGAAACGATCTATCTGGAATCGCCTGATGCGCTGCAAGACCTGCGTGCGATCTATTCGGCGCTCGACGGCGCCCAGGCCATCGTCGAATTCGATTTGAATGGCAACATCCTGCGCGCCAACGACAACTTCCTGAGCGTGACGGGCTATACGGACGCCGAGCTGGCGGGGCGTCATCACTCGATGTTCTGCGAGCGCGAGCTGATCGATTCGCCGGCCTATGCCCGTTTCTGGCAAGACCTGGGCGCCGGCAAGGCGGACCGCGCCGAATACAAGCGCATCGCCAAGGGCGGGCGCGAATTCTGGATCAATGCATCCTACAATCCGGTCAAGGACAGCTCGGGGCGCGTCGCCAAGATCATCAAGTTCGCCACCGACATCACGGCCGAGAAAATCCGCGCTGCTGAAACCACCGGCCTCGTGTCGGCAATCGGCCGCGCGCAGGCCGTGGTCGAATTCGACATGAGCGGGGTCCTGCTCGATGCCAATGCCAACTTCCTCGACCTGCTCGACTACGCGCTGGAGGACGTGCGCGGCGAACACCACCGCGTGTTCTGTGACGACGAATACGCGTCGAGCGCGGCCTATCGCCGCTTCTGGGGCAAGCTCAATCGCGGCGAATTCGACGCCGGCCGCTACAAGCGCCACGGCAACAACGGCAAGACCGTGTGGATCCAGGCGACCTACAACCCGATCTTCGACGCCAACGGCAAGCCGGTCAAAGTCGTCAAATTTGCCACCGACATCACCGCGCAGGTGCTGCTCGAAGAAGCTGCCGTCCAGCGCGCCGAAGACGAGCGCCGCAAGGTCGGTCTGCTGCTCGAACAGGTGGCGCGCGCCTCGGCCGGCGACCTGACCGGCACGATCGATACCAGTGGCACCGAGCCGCTAGACGAACTGGGGCGCGGCGTGATGAAGATGATCGGCGACCTGCGCAGCGTGATCGGCGATGCCGTCTCGGCCGCCGGCAAGCTCAATGTGTCGTCGCGCACGATCGCCGAGCGCTCCAACACGGTGGCTGCCAGCGCCCAGGCACTGGGCGCGACGGTCGAACAGATGAACGCGTCGGTCGACGGCTTGACCGCCTCGATCAACACGATCGCCCGCAGCACGCAGGAAGCCAACAGCCTGGCCCAGTCGACCCGTGACGAAGCCGAGATCGGCGCCAAGGCGATTGCCCGCTCGATCGAAGCGATGGCGATGATCAACCAGTCGTCCGAAGACATTGGCGAGATCGTCAAGGTCATCGGCGAGATCGCCGGCCAGACCAATATGCTCGCCTTCAATGCGGCCATCGAAGCAGCGCGCGCCGGTGAGCACGGCCTGGGCTTTTCGGTCGTGGCCGACGAAGTGCGCAAGCTGGCCGAGCGTTCGTCGCAGGCGACCAAGGAAATCTCGAAGCTGATCAACGAATCGGTGCGCCGCGTGGCGCAGGGCAGCGAAATCTCGCGCCAGGCCAGCGAAGCGTTCGACCGCATCACCAGCGGCGTCGGCAAGACCTCGCTGGCGATTGCCGAGATCTCCGACAGCGCCAGCGAGCAGTCGCTCACGGCCAAGGAAGTCTCGGCCGCGATCCTCTACATCGCCCAGGAGACCGAGCGGTCGGCCGGTTCGTGCGACAGCATCGCCCGTTCGACCGAGGGCCTGAACGAGCACGCCACTCACCTGAACAACACTGTCGCCCGCTTCGTGGTCTGA
- a CDS encoding protein-glutamate O-methyltransferase CheR, whose protein sequence is MELRDDHLSALIALVRQHTGIAMNEHKRVLLQGRLLPRLRALGIASWAGYIERLASDRTEVTSFIDSVTTNDTVFFRTPAVWAWLSETFLPAFAAQNFAAPLRIWSAAAATGEEAYSLAMSCLEYQAHAPGLRFEILGTDISHAALATARAGAYRGRSVERFEADRPALFRKYLVAHGDGVKVDPAVAQHVRFDQHNLLGRPPQGAAFDLVMLRNVLIYFDAEHQQQVLAGARAAMRPDARLVLGEQESITRLQTAFAFEQAHVYRIGGEPS, encoded by the coding sequence ATGGAACTGCGCGACGACCATCTCTCCGCCCTGATCGCCCTGGTGCGCCAGCACACGGGCATCGCGATGAACGAGCACAAGCGCGTCCTGCTGCAGGGGCGCCTGCTGCCGCGCCTGCGCGCGCTGGGCATCGCCTCGTGGGCCGGCTATATCGAGCGCCTGGCCAGCGATCGCACCGAGGTCACTTCGTTCATCGACTCGGTGACCACCAACGACACGGTGTTCTTCCGCACGCCTGCTGTCTGGGCCTGGCTGTCGGAGACGTTCCTGCCGGCGTTCGCGGCGCAGAACTTCGCCGCGCCGCTGCGCATCTGGTCGGCCGCTGCAGCCACCGGTGAAGAAGCCTATTCGCTGGCCATGAGCTGCCTCGAATACCAGGCGCATGCACCCGGCCTGCGCTTCGAGATCCTGGGCACCGACATCTCGCATGCGGCGCTGGCCACGGCGCGCGCCGGCGCCTACCGCGGCCGCAGCGTGGAACGCTTCGAGGCCGATCGCCCGGCCCTGTTTCGCAAGTACCTGGTCGCGCATGGCGATGGCGTGAAAGTCGATCCGGCAGTCGCGCAGCACGTGCGCTTCGACCAGCACAATCTGCTGGGCCGCCCGCCACAGGGCGCCGCGTTCGACCTCGTCATGCTGCGCAATGTGCTGATCTATTTCGACGCCGAGCACCAGCAGCAGGTGCTGGCCGGCGCCCGGGCCGCGATGCGGCCCGACGCCCGCCTGGTCCTGGGTGAACAGGAATCCATCACCCGCCTGCAGACCGCGTTCGCGTTCGAGCAGGCCCATGTTTATCGTATTGGCGGAGAACCATCATGA
- a CDS encoding chemotaxis protein CheD, giving the protein MSMQSLSHMSHVLSGQMQIGHGHQVLTALLGSCVGIGMIWRKQGRCGLAHCFLPDGVEAGEGSARYVSAAVPRLLAMMGVRREQYDEVDVVIAGGARMLNLRPVGGAVGTRNIEAARSQLSLRGLQVRFQDVGGSQGRRLSIDCDQQTFSVVRIAREQEALAA; this is encoded by the coding sequence ATGAGTATGCAAAGCCTGAGCCACATGTCGCATGTCTTGTCCGGCCAGATGCAGATCGGCCACGGCCACCAGGTTCTGACCGCGCTGCTCGGCTCCTGCGTCGGGATCGGCATGATCTGGCGCAAGCAGGGCCGCTGCGGCCTGGCGCACTGCTTCCTGCCCGATGGCGTGGAAGCCGGGGAGGGCTCGGCCCGTTACGTCAGCGCGGCCGTGCCGCGTCTGCTGGCAATGATGGGCGTGCGGCGCGAGCAGTACGACGAAGTCGACGTCGTCATCGCCGGCGGTGCGCGCATGCTGAACCTGCGCCCGGTGGGCGGCGCGGTCGGCACGCGCAATATCGAAGCGGCCCGCTCGCAACTGTCGCTGCGCGGTCTGCAGGTGCGTTTCCAGGACGTGGGCGGCTCGCAGGGCCGGCGCCTGTCGATCGATTGCGATCAACAGACGTTCAGCGTGGTGCGCATCGCGCGCGAACAGGAGGCGCTGGCGGCATGA
- a CDS encoding chemotaxis protein CheW, producing MNTDTATMTDVHAAVTAIEQQMAGAARVLREAAGMEVMGTFFLAGQEFALPALNVREVVGMPARITPIPLSPRCLEGIFTLRGAAIPLLNLGRIFDPAAPGVTGEQRVVIIDVDDIQVGLVFDATGEVLRVRPEQRAGLHWQQDTARGVIAGTITLADGARVLQLLDADALVRIDNVPQVRAHASVARDAWRMRFLRQAQGRKCISFTVGGLRVALAMEAIQEIMRVPELLPSVMVGRLCKGWLNLRGVPVGVVDFGALLGCGPSQSEPLDARVLIVRIGDEQLGLLVDAVDDIRPYFDTDILPIPLLGTARGAMYRGCLPNAELGDSLFLAHDHLFSESEVSDICAGHRRLYAQEASAACAARKMTGARHVYLAFSLDTGWAADISQVREIVDFDGAVTRPPGMPACVHGMLQVRQQMVCVIDLRLLYGMAPLAAAPATDAARRILVLEHDGERFGLIVDRVDTILSLPDTQRRPSPQLLRVNGPQDMRQDSAEVLEVPGIDGREDVLTLFDKEKFIVTLRQQLGAVH from the coding sequence ATGAATACGGACACTGCAACGATGACAGATGTGCACGCGGCCGTGACGGCCATCGAACAACAGATGGCCGGGGCGGCGCGCGTGCTGCGCGAAGCGGCCGGCATGGAAGTGATGGGCACGTTCTTCCTGGCCGGGCAGGAGTTCGCGCTGCCGGCATTGAACGTGCGCGAAGTGGTGGGCATGCCGGCGCGGATCACGCCGATCCCGCTGTCGCCGCGCTGCCTGGAGGGCATCTTCACACTGCGCGGCGCGGCGATTCCGCTGCTCAACCTGGGCCGCATCTTCGATCCTGCTGCACCTGGTGTGACGGGCGAGCAGCGCGTGGTGATCATCGACGTCGACGACATCCAGGTCGGCCTCGTGTTCGACGCCACCGGCGAAGTGCTGCGCGTGCGGCCCGAGCAACGCGCCGGCCTGCACTGGCAACAGGACACTGCGCGCGGCGTCATCGCCGGCACGATCACGCTGGCCGATGGCGCGCGCGTGCTGCAGCTGCTCGATGCCGATGCGCTGGTGCGGATCGATAACGTGCCCCAGGTACGCGCCCATGCCAGCGTGGCGCGCGACGCCTGGCGCATGCGCTTCCTGCGCCAGGCGCAGGGCCGCAAGTGCATCTCGTTTACCGTCGGCGGCCTGCGCGTTGCGCTGGCGATGGAAGCGATCCAGGAGATCATGCGCGTGCCCGAACTGCTGCCGTCGGTGATGGTGGGCCGCCTGTGCAAGGGCTGGCTGAACCTGCGCGGCGTGCCGGTCGGCGTGGTCGACTTCGGCGCGCTGCTCGGTTGCGGTCCGTCGCAGTCCGAGCCGCTTGATGCACGCGTCCTGATCGTGCGCATCGGCGACGAGCAACTGGGCCTGCTGGTCGATGCGGTCGACGACATCCGCCCGTACTTCGACACCGACATCCTGCCCATTCCGCTGCTGGGCACCGCGCGCGGCGCGATGTACCGCGGCTGCCTGCCCAACGCCGAACTGGGCGACAGCCTGTTCCTGGCCCATGACCATCTATTCTCGGAGTCCGAGGTGAGCGACATCTGCGCCGGCCATCGCCGCCTGTATGCACAAGAAGCCAGCGCTGCCTGCGCTGCCCGCAAGATGACCGGCGCGCGCCACGTATACCTGGCGTTTTCGCTCGATACAGGCTGGGCCGCCGACATCAGCCAGGTACGCGAGATCGTCGATTTCGACGGCGCCGTCACCCGCCCGCCCGGGATGCCGGCCTGCGTGCACGGCATGCTGCAGGTGCGCCAGCAGATGGTGTGCGTGATCGACCTGCGCCTGTTGTACGGCATGGCACCCTTGGCGGCCGCGCCGGCGACCGATGCCGCGCGCCGCATCCTGGTGCTCGAGCACGACGGCGAGCGCTTCGGCCTGATCGTCGACCGCGTCGACACCATCCTGTCGCTGCCGGACACCCAGCGCCGCCCATCGCCGCAACTGCTGCGCGTAAACGGTCCGCAAGACATGCGCCAGGACAGCGCCGAAGTGCTCGAAGTGCCCGGCATCGACGGGCGCGAGGACGTGCTGACGCTGTTCGACAAGGAGAAGTTCATCGTCACGCTGCGCCAGCAATTGGGCGCGGTGCATTGA
- a CDS encoding type VI secretion system tip protein VgrG, with protein sequence MAIDRRAFQDLLHDQQHNRILRLSFPNDDAPRAQFLVNRIDAEEYLSRDFVFTVELLADDPNIALKDMLAKLLNIELVRQDGSLRYFSGYLFSFRRCRCDGGVTFYEAILGPWLKFLALRNDSYLFHGMRLRAQADDIFRDYGVLSRWEWRVTAQDPVMHDACQFNESDFNYLSRRWEDAGWYYWYEHDAAGHTLIIGCNSTLASPIDGGADVRFHGEGNALEEDAIDYWSQVRHVAVSSVALNSFNFKNARPRSVTTPTVSKQGLVPLIESYGYAGAYGFKDWNHGNALSLVRMEEVEAIAKHIDARGNNRFLMPGRWFRLLGHFNYGITREASRPGKDEFLIISVRHTATNNYLQTVEKKVSYRNWATCSARSVPWRPGRHFNSAETRILAPQTAIVVGDPGQDSICTDDYGRVRVQFHWDRRGSNDDRSSAWIRVSSAWAGAEFGAAAIPRVGTEVVVQWLDGCPDRPIITGAVFNGSNMPPWDVPGQRALTGLRSRELGSGVSSADGRGNHLILDDTSGEIQAQLRSDHQHSQLSLGLITRIEDHRGRRDRRGEGWELRTDGHGVARAAKGLLITTEVRQAACGTVKEMGETVRQLDAAQALHDAQATSALKGFAQDNGQQHSVADVLKAQNDAIRGAGEQFPELAEPHLVLSSPAGIELVSTRSTHIASGEHTALTAGHNLSIAAGDSLYASIRQTLRLFVHKAGMKFIAAAGKITVQAHDDDIKVIADKVLALISQSDWVDIRGRKGVRLHGPGAMVEITDRMQVFAPKPTLFHGNLETLAPQNRPQPSQEHKTNIDEAATPEDPKQLVLTLQTHRDSGRPIANMPYKLFKNGSRFDEGITDDLGRIAIKHTKGTQAYSVELANGDRYDLAASEKFDSTNHALYTEQSLSSQGARALDGSADGRTPT encoded by the coding sequence ATGGCTATCGATCGCCGCGCGTTTCAAGACCTCTTGCACGATCAGCAGCACAATCGAATCCTGCGCCTTTCGTTTCCGAACGACGATGCACCGCGCGCCCAATTCCTGGTGAACCGGATCGATGCAGAGGAATACCTGTCGCGGGATTTCGTTTTTACGGTCGAGTTGCTGGCCGATGATCCCAATATCGCGCTCAAGGATATGTTGGCAAAATTGCTGAATATCGAACTCGTGCGCCAAGATGGCAGCCTGCGCTATTTTTCTGGCTACTTGTTCAGCTTCCGTCGTTGCCGATGCGATGGTGGCGTCACTTTCTATGAAGCCATCCTTGGCCCGTGGCTGAAATTCCTGGCACTGCGCAATGACAGCTATCTGTTTCATGGCATGCGCTTGCGAGCGCAGGCCGATGACATCTTTCGCGACTATGGCGTGTTGTCGCGCTGGGAATGGCGCGTGACGGCGCAGGATCCGGTGATGCACGATGCCTGCCAGTTCAACGAAAGCGACTTCAATTACCTGAGCCGGCGCTGGGAAGACGCTGGGTGGTACTACTGGTATGAGCACGACGCTGCTGGTCACACGCTGATCATTGGCTGCAATTCCACACTGGCGTCGCCGATCGACGGTGGTGCCGACGTGCGCTTTCACGGAGAAGGTAATGCACTGGAAGAAGATGCCATCGATTACTGGTCGCAGGTAAGGCATGTTGCGGTTTCAAGCGTCGCGCTGAACAGTTTTAATTTCAAAAATGCGAGACCGCGCAGCGTCACGACGCCAACGGTGAGCAAGCAGGGCCTGGTGCCATTGATCGAATCATATGGATATGCTGGCGCTTACGGTTTCAAGGACTGGAATCACGGGAATGCGCTCAGCCTCGTTCGCATGGAAGAAGTAGAAGCCATCGCCAAGCATATCGATGCCAGGGGCAACAATCGCTTCCTGATGCCGGGCCGCTGGTTCCGTCTGCTGGGCCATTTCAATTACGGTATAACGCGCGAGGCGAGCAGGCCCGGGAAGGACGAGTTTCTGATTATTTCGGTACGCCATACTGCGACGAACAACTATCTGCAAACGGTGGAAAAAAAGGTCTCCTATCGTAACTGGGCGACATGCTCCGCCAGATCCGTCCCCTGGCGACCGGGGCGGCATTTCAACAGCGCGGAGACACGGATTCTCGCGCCGCAGACGGCGATCGTCGTGGGTGACCCTGGCCAGGACAGTATCTGCACGGATGATTACGGCAGGGTACGCGTGCAATTTCATTGGGATCGCAGGGGCAGCAACGATGACCGTAGTTCCGCCTGGATCCGTGTGTCAAGCGCCTGGGCGGGCGCAGAATTTGGCGCGGCAGCGATTCCCAGGGTGGGTACGGAGGTTGTCGTCCAGTGGCTGGACGGTTGTCCGGACCGCCCGATCATCACAGGGGCGGTCTTTAACGGCAGTAACATGCCGCCGTGGGATGTGCCCGGGCAGCGCGCGTTGACGGGCCTGCGCAGCCGCGAGCTGGGATCCGGGGTCAGTTCTGCGGACGGGCGCGGCAATCACCTGATCCTTGACGACACGAGCGGCGAGATCCAGGCGCAGCTCAGAAGCGATCATCAGCATAGCCAGCTTTCACTGGGCCTCATCACGCGCATCGAAGACCATCGTGGGCGCAGGGACAGGCGTGGAGAAGGGTGGGAACTTCGTACCGACGGGCATGGTGTGGCGCGCGCGGCCAAGGGTCTGTTGATCACGACCGAGGTGCGGCAGGCTGCCTGCGGGACTGTCAAGGAAATGGGCGAAACGGTAAGGCAGCTGGATGCCGCACAGGCATTGCACGACGCTCAGGCGACGTCCGCATTGAAGGGATTTGCGCAGGACAATGGACAGCAGCACAGCGTCGCCGATGTGCTCAAAGCGCAAAACGATGCGATACGGGGCGCAGGCGAACAGTTCCCGGAGCTTGCGGAGCCACATCTTGTTTTGTCCAGCCCGGCCGGAATTGAATTGGTCTCGACCAGGTCGACCCATATTGCCAGCGGCGAGCACACCGCGCTGACGGCCGGCCACAACCTGTCGATCGCAGCTGGTGACAGCCTCTACGCGAGCATAAGGCAGACACTGCGTCTGTTCGTGCATAAAGCGGGCATGAAGTTCATTGCCGCCGCCGGAAAGATCACCGTGCAGGCGCATGACGACGACATTAAGGTGATCGCAGACAAGGTGCTGGCGCTGATCAGCCAATCCGACTGGGTCGATATCCGGGGAAGGAAGGGGGTACGGCTGCACGGCCCCGGCGCCATGGTTGAAATCACCGACCGCATGCAGGTATTCGCGCCGAAGCCGACGCTCTTTCACGGCAACCTGGAAACGCTCGCGCCCCAGAACCGGCCGCAGCCATCGCAGGAGCACAAGACCAACATCGACGAGGCGGCCACGCCCGAAGATCCGAAACAGCTCGTGTTGACGCTGCAAACGCATCGTGACAGCGGCCGCCCAATCGCCAACATGCCGTACAAGCTGTTCAAGAACGGCAGCCGGTTCGACGAAGGCATCACCGATGACCTCGGTCGTATCGCCATCAAGCATACAAAAGGAACGCAGGCTTACTCGGTCGAGCTGGCCAATGGTGATCGCTACGATCTGGCAGCCTCGGAGAAGTTCGATTCGACGAACCACGCTTTGTACACCGAACAGTCCTTGTCGAGTCAGGGCGCACGCGCGCTTGATGGTTCGGCGGATGGCCGCACCCCAACCTGA